The Paenibacillus sp. FSL H7-0357 nucleotide sequence TGGCAATACACCGCTGCTGGAGCTGGCAAATTACAGCAATTCTCATCAGGTTGAAGCTAAGCTTATCGGGAAACTGGAGTACTTTAACCCTGCTGGTAGTGTAAAGGACCGTATCGGCTTTGCGATGATCAAAGATGCTGAAACCAGAGGGCTGATCCAAAAAGATTCAGTATTGATTGAACCTACCAGCGGAAATACCGGGATTGGACTAGCTTTTGCGGCTGCTGCACTTGGTTACAGACTGATGATCGTGCTGCCTGAATCGTTCAGCGTGGAACGCCGCAAACTGCTGAAGGCGCTTGGAGCTGAGCTTATTTTGACCCCGGCGGCTGAAGGGATGTTAGGCGCGGTTACCAAGGTGGAAGAACTGGCTGCAGCAATCCCGAATTCTTTCGTTCCACAGCAGTTCAGCAATCCGGCCAATCCACAAATTCACCGCGACACAACTGCAGAAGAAATTTGGACGGATACCGGCGGGGAAGTGGACATTTTTGTGGCTGGGGTAGGTACTGGGGGAACCATTTCTGGTGTCGGAGCAGTATTAAAAGCAAGAAAACCGGGCGTGCAAGTAATTGCTGTCGAGCCGGCAGATTCGCCGGTCCTTTCCGGTGGCAAGCCAAAAGGGCATCAGATCCAGGGCATTGGAGCCAATTTTGTGCCCGATAATTTTGACCAAGACGTGG carries:
- the cysK gene encoding cysteine synthase A, translated to MTTIYKNLTDLIGNTPLLELANYSNSHQVEAKLIGKLEYFNPAGSVKDRIGFAMIKDAETRGLIQKDSVLIEPTSGNTGIGLAFAAAALGYRLMIVLPESFSVERRKLLKALGAELILTPAAEGMLGAVTKVEELAAAIPNSFVPQQFSNPANPQIHRDTTAEEIWTDTGGEVDIFVAGVGTGGTISGVGAVLKARKPGVQVIAVEPADSPVLSGGKPKGHQIQGIGANFVPDNFDQDVVDEIFQVKNEEAYETARSLARTEGLLVGISSGAAVYAASQIAKRPGNQGKNIVIILPDTGERYLSTPLFDDEE